Genomic segment of Dromiciops gliroides isolate mDroGli1 chromosome 3, mDroGli1.pri, whole genome shotgun sequence:
GAGGTAGAGGTGGCGGAGGATGCTCCCGAGGGCTCCCTGCTCCTTGACCTAGACGCTGCAGACCCGGACGAGGGCCCCAACGGAGATGTAGTGTTCTCCTTCGGTGGCCGGACCCCGCTTGAGGAACAGTTCCCTTTCCGCTTGGACCCGCGCTCAGGCCGCCTGACACTGGTTGGGTCCGTGGACTATGAAGAGAAGGAAACCTACGAGCTGGACGTGAGGGCTCAGGACCAAGGTCCAGCGCCGCGCGCTTCCACTTGCAAGGTCGTCGTGCGTATACGCGACGTGAACGACAACGCGCCGGACATAACCATCACACCACTGGCAGTGGCCATGACCACCGCTTCCGACTCCTCCAGCTCCTTTTCCGCCCCAGTCTCGGCTTCCTTGGTGGGGCCTAGAAGCCCAGAGTCTGGGGTGGCCTCTGTCATACCGGAGGGGGCAGTGCAAGAGAGCCTCGTGGCTCTGGTCAGCACCTCGGACAGGGATTCGGGCTCCAATGGGCAGGTGCGTTGCGCCCTCTATGGACACGAACACTTCAGACTGCAGCCGGCCTATGCCGGCAGCTACCTGGTGGTGACCGCGGCGCCCCTGGACCGCGAGCGCATCTGCGAGTATAACCTGACCCTGGTGGCCGAGGACAGCGGCTCCCCTCCGTTGCGCACTGTGAAGCCCTACACTGTGCGCGTGGGAGACGAGAACGACAACGCTCCGCTCTTTGCGCGTCCCGTCTACGAAGTGTCAGTGAGGGAGAACAACCCTCCCGGGGCCTACCTTACCACGGTGGTTGCTCGGGACCCCGACTTGGGCCGTAACGGCAAGGTGACCTATCGGCTGTTAGAGGCTGAGGTGGGTCGGGGCGAGGGCCTAGTGTCCACCTACGTCTCCGTGGACTCGGGCAGTGGGGTACTGAGGGCTAGGAGGAGCTTTGACCGGGAGACGCTGGCCTGGCTGGAGGTGGGGCTGGAGGCTCGAGATGGTGGCTCTCCAGCCCAGTGGGGTCGGACCGTGGTGCGGCTGGTGGTGGAGGACCAGAACGACCACGCTCCCGAGGTGACTTTCCCACTGCTTTCCAATGGCTCAGCCCACGTGCCGCTGCCCCGAGGGGCGCCCCCAGGTTTCCTGGTCACCCAGGTGCGAGCCCGCGACGAAGACGAGGGTCCCAACGCAGAGCTGACCTACATCCTCACCCGCAGCGACGGCGGCCCAGGCGCGCTGGCGATGCACCCGCACACGGGAGAGCTGTCACTGCGGCGGCGCCTGTCGCCTTGGCCCACCGACCCTCTTACCGTGGAGGTCACAGTGATGGACAGCGGGCGGCCATCCCTCTCCTGCACCGCTACCCTAAACTTGGTCCCAGTTCCCGCCTCGCCCCCTGGCGGAGATGTCGTGCTGGTGCCACCTCCACCCCTGCCACCTCCCTTTAGAGAGGACATGGCTGGGCCTCCGCAGGGGCGGTTGCACGGGGGTTCCGGGTGGAGGCCTGACCTCTCCACTATCTTTATCGGGGTCCTGGCTGGTGGCTGCGGGCTGCTGCTCGTGGCTATCTTCACCGTGGCCTCGTCATGCCAGGGAAGGGGCCTGTTCGGGAGGAAGACATTTTTCAAGTGCAGTATGAGATCAGGATTGGCCAGGGAAGACAGCTGGACACCTGACAGCCAGAAGTCTTCTAGAGGGTCGGTTAGTAATGACTTTGAGAGCCTCGAGGAGTCCTACCGTCTTTCTATCACAGATGAagctgaagaggaggaggagacagtcAGAACACCTCATTTGAGGGACAGCGGGGTGTCCCTTTCTCCCTCATCTCAAGAGAATGAGACTCCCAAGCCCCAGGTAccaccacctcccacccccagacTTAGAAATCCCAGCAACCCTTACCACAAGAATTCTCGTTGCCTGCTGGAGCGCATTTCAATCTGCTAATCCCAGGGGTAGAGGTAGGGTGTGTTTTAATTAGCAAAGAAGATTCGCTCCCAACCAGATTTACAGATCTGATGATTTTATGTTCTAGTAGGCACAAATATGTTTATGCACTGTGTGCATTGTCTCTGTAGTTCAATTTTGATACAGCCACAGTGAAGGGTTTAAATGTTGTCTTTGGAAAGAGTTTCACATGACTGATAGGTGTGTCTGCCATGTGGGTTTTGATATTTAAGGGTGAAAAATTATTAACTGCTACTTTCACCTCACCTCTCTTTAATAGGGTTCAATCTCAGCTCCATTTCATTCCACATCTCTGTGGCAAGAGGATAAATCTGCTGCAAGTTTAGGGTAATTTCAGAATATTTATTGTTATGTCTCAGCAATATGCTTGACATTTtttatgtttaacatttttatgtttAACTCAAGTAATTCCTTCTTTTTGACTTCCAGTACCCATTCAGGACCAGATGAATCCAGTGTGAAGGACAGTGGGAAAGGAGACAGTGAATGCAATGATAGTGATTCTGATATTAGTGGAGAAGGGGCCAAGAAAACATCCTTTCAGATGGCTGACAAGCAAACTGGTAAGTGTGTACCTTCTAACCATGGAGGCCTCCTCCCACTCCACAGCATCTTCTTCCTATATTTGCACTAAGACTAAAGGAGCAAGATTTAGCAAGTGGTCACAAATGTGACATTAAAGGAAGGCTCTTGCTGACTCCTGCTGgctcagaaaggagaaagaaactcTGAAACAGTATCATGATAATTGATACTGTTTTACATTGTGATGCTGACAAAATGTCAAGCATAATAGGAATTGAATTTGACTGTACATGTGAGATTCTCAAAAAAGGAATTTCTGGGAATTCAAATAGGTCAGAACAGCACTTTCAGCTTGGACAAAATTCCAAATGTTATTTTCAGCAGCACAATATAATGGGGctactacttttttatttttttaattttttcaaatttttttattttggggaggaCTACTATTTTTTATTCTCTGATTATTACACATGTCTATTAATGCAGTCCAAGGTTATGTAGGCTTCTTAAGCAGCTACATTAGATTATTTTACTGCTTGGAAGATTTTAGTGTTATCTGAGGAGTTGACTGTCATTAAGAATGTGTTCTTATAGACTATTTATAAAAGAATGACATAAGATTGTTTCAAAAACCAATTCCTGG
This window contains:
- the LOC122749401 gene encoding protocadherin-8-like gives rise to the protein MSHRKLKFPTVTLRRSRLSSVWLLWILMAGFRTETVNYHIYEEETPGTVIGVLSEHSMLDSPGNIPRNFRLMKQFNSSLIRVREDDGQLTVGESGIDREQLCQQSQQCTLAFDVVSFSQLIHVEVEVRDINDHSPRFPASEVFVEVSESVAMGTHISLEVAVDEDVGSNALQSLRLVEPHSSFRVELQTRADGTKCADLVLLQELDRESQATYRLEVVAQDGGHPPRSSTATLNVRVLDTNDHSPAFPQGAVTEVEVAEDAPEGSLLLDLDAADPDEGPNGDVVFSFGGRTPLEEQFPFRLDPRSGRLTLVGSVDYEEKETYELDVRAQDQGPAPRASTCKVVVRIRDVNDNAPDITITPLAVAMTTASDSSSSFSAPVSASLVGPRSPESGVASVIPEGAVQESLVALVSTSDRDSGSNGQVRCALYGHEHFRLQPAYAGSYLVVTAAPLDRERICEYNLTLVAEDSGSPPLRTVKPYTVRVGDENDNAPLFARPVYEVSVRENNPPGAYLTTVVARDPDLGRNGKVTYRLLEAEVGRGEGLVSTYVSVDSGSGVLRARRSFDRETLAWLEVGLEARDGGSPAQWGRTVVRLVVEDQNDHAPEVTFPLLSNGSAHVPLPRGAPPGFLVTQVRARDEDEGPNAELTYILTRSDGGPGALAMHPHTGELSLRRRLSPWPTDPLTVEVTVMDSGRPSLSCTATLNLVPVPASPPGGDVVLVPPPPLPPPFREDMAGPPQGRLHGGSGWRPDLSTIFIGVLAGGCGLLLVAIFTVASSCQGRGLFGRKTFFKCSMRSGLAREDSWTPDSQKSSRGSVSNDFESLEESYRLSITDEAEEEEETVRTPHLRDSGVSLSPSSQENETPKPQGSISAPFHSTSLWQEDKSAASLGTHSGPDESSVKDSGKGDSECNDSDSDISGEGAKKTSFQMADKQTGVPGNMARRTFKDPKRSFLIWESRTSKNLSSHYDNAHRIAFSSSTIHQHHSKLRNTNFHTEDSKLKEYYYQVSAPQSESMPSVYERAPNSGTIMPPSTPLRRCNGLNHPLENTLTLHTPEISTSF